The following are encoded together in the Geitlerinema sp. PCC 9228 genome:
- a CDS encoding CHASE2 domain-containing protein, which yields MPTVQYRLNICKVEQFCLFKLDWGQGKQLLAHVKYPTFLTNLYQEWQRIYISFYKTALRGRVVASGAMDASPVDWHAKLVQAEAKFTYEFHRWLRSAELFDLRSQIAQHSNDSSNTPCIVDIFLSCYPLEIARFPWENWELATEFASKAQIRFSRYPNNLRSDNHDKNQAFFIARKPRILTVAGDSTGLDFQAEKEAISHLEKRLNIHFFGWQPGRDIQQLKTELRRVITDPLGWDILLFLGHSNETEVTGGEIAIAPDVSISMSEIASDLALARQRGLKFALFNSCNGLNIADAVIDLGLSQVVVMREPIHDRVAKEFLTEFLQKISVGENVHDALLSTCKYLKTKQNLTYPSAYLIPSIFRHPDAQLFRLQPRGWLAKAKQCLPNKLEAFVLSLVFLCSLEQLPIQPWLLATRQLAQSIYRDYTGQLSTPKLSQQLPPPILLVEIDASSLRSAPDKISKPTPLNRRYLARLVDKLTALDVPIVGIDYLLDFHQEENDAYLARSLKSGVTQTPPTWFVFAAIRGSEEGSWNSVNSNLASSNWSLNGHIYGLTNPSYTKVWYMRFLLGKEPEEIPYPFPYVLAWLVEIRAENAEHMFPKPSLKSQSDLIKQMKKKLPKKYENLQQDRFFYPWQKPVFTSFAYQFLGQRWFHPTIDFSIPSSSVYQTITARDLLAMSNQKSSLQNTQAAIIIPGEYDNMGLTQGSPDGHPIPDAFQYWIADKDRMEIYGGEIHAFMIDHILNQRRIYWIPDILAIAVMVVLGSILKKMFVNRSQLPSRRKIFYFGSAIAILYVASSLQIYVWWQIAIPMVLPAVALSSYLLPMLWRRKQ from the coding sequence ATGCCTACAGTTCAATACCGCTTGAATATTTGTAAAGTCGAACAGTTCTGCCTGTTTAAACTGGATTGGGGTCAGGGAAAACAGCTGCTTGCCCATGTCAAATATCCTACGTTTCTCACCAATTTATATCAAGAATGGCAGCGTATCTATATCAGTTTTTACAAAACTGCTTTGCGGGGTCGGGTGGTGGCTAGCGGCGCTATGGATGCCTCGCCAGTGGATTGGCATGCCAAATTGGTACAGGCGGAAGCCAAGTTTACCTACGAATTTCATCGTTGGTTGCGCAGTGCAGAGTTGTTCGATCTTCGCTCGCAAATTGCCCAACACAGCAATGACAGTAGCAATACTCCTTGTATTGTAGATATTTTTCTGAGTTGCTATCCTTTGGAAATTGCCCGCTTCCCTTGGGAAAATTGGGAGTTGGCAACGGAATTTGCCAGCAAAGCCCAGATTCGCTTTTCCCGCTATCCCAACAACTTACGTAGCGACAACCACGACAAAAACCAAGCCTTTTTTATTGCTCGCAAACCCAGAATTTTAACCGTTGCTGGTGACAGCACGGGATTGGATTTTCAAGCAGAGAAAGAAGCAATTTCTCATCTAGAGAAACGACTGAATATTCATTTTTTCGGCTGGCAACCTGGGAGAGATATTCAACAGTTAAAAACTGAACTACGCCGGGTAATTACTGACCCGTTGGGTTGGGATATTTTATTATTTTTAGGTCATAGCAACGAAACGGAAGTTACTGGGGGGGAAATTGCGATCGCACCCGATGTTTCCATTTCCATGAGCGAAATTGCCAGCGATTTGGCTTTGGCGCGCCAACGAGGATTAAAGTTTGCCCTGTTCAACTCTTGCAACGGGTTAAATATTGCCGATGCTGTCATCGATTTGGGGTTGTCGCAAGTGGTGGTTATGCGCGAACCTATCCACGACCGCGTTGCGAAAGAATTTTTAACCGAATTTCTACAAAAAATTTCCGTTGGCGAAAACGTTCATGATGCCCTATTGTCTACCTGTAAATATCTCAAAACCAAGCAAAATTTAACCTATCCTTCTGCCTATCTCATTCCTTCTATTTTCCGACATCCCGATGCCCAACTGTTTCGCTTGCAACCACGGGGATGGCTGGCGAAAGCTAAACAATGTTTGCCCAATAAACTGGAAGCTTTTGTCCTTTCTCTTGTCTTTTTATGCAGCTTGGAACAGCTACCAATACAACCTTGGTTGTTGGCAACCAGACAACTTGCTCAATCGATTTATCGCGACTACACCGGGCAACTTTCTACTCCCAAATTGTCGCAACAATTACCACCGCCAATTTTGTTAGTCGAAATTGACGCCAGTTCTTTGCGATCGGCACCTGATAAAATTAGCAAACCGACACCTTTAAACCGCCGCTATTTGGCTAGATTAGTTGACAAATTAACGGCTTTAGATGTACCCATTGTTGGTATTGATTATTTGCTTGATTTTCATCAGGAAGAAAACGATGCTTATTTGGCGCGATCGCTAAAATCTGGTGTCACTCAAACACCACCGACTTGGTTTGTTTTTGCTGCTATTAGGGGGTCTGAGGAGGGGAGTTGGAATTCGGTTAATTCCAATTTGGCAAGCTCCAATTGGAGTTTGAACGGTCACATATATGGGTTGACCAATCCCAGTTATACAAAAGTTTGGTACATGCGGTTTCTCCTGGGAAAAGAACCAGAAGAAATTCCCTATCCGTTTCCATATGTATTGGCTTGGTTGGTAGAAATTCGAGCAGAAAATGCCGAACACATGTTCCCAAAACCTAGTTTAAAAAGCCAATCAGATTTAATCAAACAAATGAAGAAAAAACTTCCAAAAAAATACGAAAACTTACAGCAAGATCGTTTCTTTTATCCCTGGCAAAAACCAGTTTTTACTAGTTTTGCCTATCAATTTCTAGGGCAACGATGGTTCCACCCTACCATTGATTTTTCTATTCCTTCCAGCAGCGTTTATCAAACGATAACTGCTAGAGATTTATTAGCTATGTCAAACCAGAAATCATCTCTTCAAAACACACAAGCTGCTATTATAATTCCCGGAGAATATGACAATATGGGATTGACGCAAGGTAGTCCCGATGGGCATCCAATTCCCGATGCATTTCAATATTGGATTGCTGATAAAGATAGAATGGAGATTTACGGTGGTGAAATTCATGCTTTTATGATAGATCATATACTCAACCAGCGTCGGATTTATTGGATTCCCGATATTCTCGCGATCGCGGTGATGGTTGTGTTGGGTAGTATTCTCAAAAAAATGTTTGTCAATCGCAGTCAGTTACCTTCGCGTCGAAAAATATTTTATTTTGGCAGCGCGATCGCAATTTTATACGTAGCATCCAGCCTACAAATATACGTTTGGTGGCAAATTGCCATTCCCATGGTTTTGCCAGCTGTAGCTTTAAGCAGCTATCTACTACCTATGCTTTGGAGACGAAAACAATGA
- a CDS encoding ATP-binding protein, with protein sequence MKCKKCRQKAVIELKRHNSAFCREHFLEYFQNQVKRTIKKFSMFRHRDRVLVAISGGKDSLALWDVLLQLGYQADGLYIDLGIGEYSQTSGEKAQKFAAQRNAQLRYVSLADKYGFDIPDATQYTNRPACSACGLSKRYLFNREAFDGGYHAIATGHNLDDEAATLLGNVLGWNTEALARQSPVLEGSKKGFARKVKPLIRLSERETAAYCVLTGIDYIVEECPNALGARSHFYKELLNNLETESPGMKQKFLMEYLERGSHYFTRDDATELNTCQSCGHPTSGDICAFCRMTAQLLSKKLHDDPIDALFSLPTYF encoded by the coding sequence ATGAAATGCAAAAAGTGCCGGCAAAAAGCGGTTATCGAACTCAAACGCCACAACAGCGCTTTCTGCCGTGAGCATTTCTTGGAATATTTCCAAAATCAAGTCAAGCGTACCATTAAAAAATTTAGCATGTTCCGCCACCGCGATCGCGTTTTGGTCGCTATTTCTGGAGGCAAAGACAGCCTCGCCTTGTGGGATGTACTTTTGCAACTAGGTTACCAAGCGGATGGTTTATACATAGATTTGGGAATTGGTGAATACTCGCAAACCTCAGGTGAAAAAGCGCAAAAATTTGCCGCACAACGCAACGCCCAACTGCGCTACGTATCTTTAGCGGATAAATACGGTTTTGATATTCCCGATGCTACCCAGTATACCAACCGACCGGCCTGTTCTGCTTGTGGGTTGAGCAAGCGATACCTGTTCAATCGCGAGGCCTTTGATGGCGGTTACCATGCGATCGCGACTGGGCACAATTTAGACGACGAAGCGGCTACCCTGTTGGGCAATGTATTGGGTTGGAATACGGAAGCCCTAGCCCGGCAATCGCCAGTTCTCGAAGGTAGCAAAAAAGGATTTGCCCGCAAGGTAAAACCGTTAATTCGGCTTTCGGAACGGGAAACCGCCGCCTACTGCGTACTTACTGGCATTGACTATATTGTCGAGGAATGTCCCAATGCGCTGGGGGCACGTTCCCATTTTTACAAAGAACTGCTCAACAATCTAGAAACAGAATCCCCTGGCATGAAACAGAAATTCCTCATGGAATATTTGGAACGTGGCAGCCACTACTTTACCCGCGACGATGCCACCGAACTGAATACCTGTCAAAGTTGCGGACATCCCACCAGTGGTGATATTTGTGCTTTCTGCCGCATGACCGCACAGCTGCTATCGAAAAAATTGCACGACGATCCCATTGACGCTCTCTTTTCGTTACCTACTTACTTTTAA
- a CDS encoding sterol desaturase family protein, translated as MNSEPIIRFSAFFGVLLAMALWEAIAPCRQLSVSKPVRWLSNLGIVVLNTAILRLVFPMAAVGVAAIATERSWGLLNVANIPYWQAVVLSVIVLDGVIYLQHVMFHALPTLWRLHKVHHADIDFDVTTGLRFHPLEILLSMGIKMAAILLLGAPVLGVLIFEVLLNATAMFNHGNVTLPQQLDRVLRLFVVTPDMHRVHHSVVPQETNSNFGFNLPWWDYLFGTYRDRPAASQQTMTIGLSEYQRNLRVEQLHWMLLLPFLGTPSRYAINRDETT; from the coding sequence ATGAACAGCGAACCGATTATCCGATTTTCTGCCTTCTTTGGGGTTTTGCTGGCGATGGCACTTTGGGAAGCGATCGCCCCTTGCCGGCAACTATCGGTTTCCAAGCCAGTGCGATGGTTGAGCAATCTGGGCATTGTCGTTCTCAATACTGCGATTTTGCGGTTGGTGTTTCCCATGGCAGCGGTCGGCGTAGCCGCGATCGCAACCGAACGCAGTTGGGGATTGTTGAACGTCGCGAATATCCCCTACTGGCAAGCTGTCGTTCTTTCCGTTATTGTCCTAGATGGCGTCATTTACCTGCAACATGTAATGTTCCATGCCCTGCCCACGCTGTGGCGGCTGCACAAAGTCCATCACGCAGATATTGACTTTGATGTTACTACGGGGTTGCGATTTCATCCGTTAGAAATTCTTTTGTCTATGGGCATCAAAATGGCAGCCATTCTGTTGTTGGGGGCACCTGTGTTGGGGGTTTTGATTTTTGAAGTTCTGCTCAATGCCACTGCCATGTTCAATCACGGTAATGTGACATTGCCCCAACAACTCGATCGCGTTTTGCGGTTGTTTGTGGTGACGCCAGATATGCACAGAGTCCACCATTCAGTGGTTCCGCAGGAAACCAACAGCAATTTTGGCTTCAATCTTCCCTGGTGGGATTATTTGTTTGGGACCTATCGCGATCGCCCTGCCGCCAGCCAGCAAACCATGACCATCGGACTTTCGGAGTATCAAAGGAATTTGCGCGTGGAACAGTTGCACTGGATGCTTTTGCTGCCATTTCTCGGTACGCCCAGCCGTTATGCCATCAACCGCGACGAAACGACATAG
- a CDS encoding phosphonate degradation HD-domain oxygenase has protein sequence MLLRSELFAKASSNQEGWPMNPAIAKIIHLLQTKGSQPYGNEAVSQLEHALQCATLAETNQAPPELLTAALLHDLGHLMHNLGKDSSDRGIDDRHEYCCLGMLRSIFPPAVTEPIRLHVEAKRYLCATEPQYWQELSAASQKSLKLQGDTFSLEQVQQFQQQPYAKTAVKLRRWDERAKVPGRKTPHLEHFIPYLEQAMLPPTMSFRRG, from the coding sequence ATGCTGCTACGATCGGAGTTGTTTGCGAAAGCCTCTAGCAATCAGGAAGGATGGCCAATGAACCCAGCGATCGCGAAAATTATTCACCTGCTGCAAACCAAAGGCAGCCAGCCATACGGCAACGAAGCCGTCAGCCAACTGGAACATGCCTTGCAATGCGCCACCTTAGCCGAAACCAACCAAGCACCACCAGAGTTGCTAACTGCTGCTTTGCTGCATGATTTGGGACACCTGATGCACAATTTGGGAAAAGATAGTAGCGATCGCGGTATTGACGATCGCCACGAATATTGCTGCTTGGGCATGCTGCGATCGATATTTCCCCCTGCGGTTACCGAACCCATTCGCCTGCATGTAGAAGCCAAACGCTATCTTTGTGCCACAGAACCCCAATACTGGCAGGAACTATCCGCCGCTTCCCAAAAAAGCTTAAAGCTACAAGGGGATACTTTCTCCCTCGAACAAGTGCAGCAATTCCAACAGCAGCCCTACGCCAAAACCGCCGTAAAGCTGCGCCGATGGGACGAACGAGCGAAAGTTCCTGGAAGAAAAACGCCCCATTTAGAACATTTTATTCCTTACTTGGAACAAGCCATGCTGCCACCAACTATGTCGTTTCGTCGCGGTTGA